Proteins from one Thioflavicoccus mobilis 8321 genomic window:
- a CDS encoding FecCD family ABC transporter permease: protein MPPTDPRRSRLPAVLAALTLTLVATLVAGTLIGPARIGIGDLLSLLAGGAGEQTTWQQTILWQVRLPRVLTGALVGAALALSGAVLQGLFRNPLASPSVLGVSSGASLGAVIMIFFGLSASQVWALPLGAFAGALATLLVVYAIATHRGHTPLATLLLAGIAVGAFNVAMSSFVLAIALESWEVGRTIVYWTMGGLDGATWDHAKLIAPVLILGLALVMSYQRELDALLVGEVHAAAIGVDVARTRLLLLVATALLTGAAVAVAGGIGFIGLVVPHIVRLLVGPQHRALLPLSALAGAWILVFADLLLRGLLGEHAIPLGVVTAAMGAPFFLFLLLRQQRRGLDG from the coding sequence ATGCCGCCCACTGATCCCCGCCGCAGCCGGCTACCAGCCGTCCTCGCGGCGCTGACTCTCACCCTCGTCGCGACGCTCGTGGCCGGAACGCTGATCGGGCCCGCCCGGATCGGGATCGGCGACCTGCTCTCGCTCCTCGCCGGCGGCGCCGGCGAACAGACGACCTGGCAGCAGACGATCCTCTGGCAGGTGCGCCTGCCGCGGGTCCTGACCGGCGCTCTGGTCGGCGCCGCGCTGGCCCTCAGCGGCGCCGTCCTCCAGGGGCTGTTCCGCAACCCGCTGGCCTCGCCGAGCGTGCTGGGCGTGTCCTCGGGGGCGAGCCTCGGGGCGGTCATCATGATCTTCTTCGGCCTCTCGGCGAGCCAGGTCTGGGCCCTACCCCTCGGTGCCTTCGCCGGCGCCCTGGCGACCCTCCTCGTCGTCTACGCGATCGCCACCCACCGCGGCCACACGCCGCTCGCGACGCTGCTCCTGGCCGGCATCGCGGTCGGCGCCTTCAACGTCGCGATGAGCTCGTTCGTGCTGGCGATCGCGCTGGAAAGCTGGGAGGTGGGACGGACGATCGTCTACTGGACGATGGGCGGTCTCGACGGGGCCACCTGGGATCACGCGAAGTTGATCGCCCCGGTGCTGATCCTCGGGCTCGCCCTGGTGATGAGCTACCAGCGCGAGCTCGATGCCTTACTGGTCGGCGAAGTCCATGCCGCGGCGATCGGCGTCGACGTCGCGCGTACCCGGCTGCTGCTCCTCGTCGCGACGGCGCTCCTCACCGGAGCGGCCGTCGCTGTGGCCGGCGGCATCGGTTTTATCGGGCTGGTGGTGCCGCACATCGTGCGGCTGCTGGTGGGGCCGCAGCACCGGGCGCTGTTGCCGCTCTCGGCGCTGGCCGGGGCCTGGATCCTGGTCTTCGCCGATCTGCTGCTGCGCGGCCTGCTCGGCGAGCATGCGATCCCGCTCGGCGTGGTGACGGCGGCGATGGGGGCGCCCTTCTTCCTGTTCTTGCTACTGCGCCAGCAGAGAAGGGGCCTCGATGGCTAG
- a CDS encoding TusE/DsrC/DsvC family sulfur relay protein, with protein MATAVTVPLDNEGFLVDRDDWSEEVAVELASADGFEMTDQVMVFIREARTMYDEDGVVPPIRIFAKKQKVSTKELYDIFKKGPMKLICKWGGLPKPTGCV; from the coding sequence ATGGCTACCGCCGTCACCGTGCCGCTGGACAACGAAGGGTTTCTCGTCGACCGCGACGACTGGAGCGAGGAGGTCGCCGTCGAGCTGGCGAGCGCCGACGGCTTCGAAATGACCGACCAGGTCATGGTCTTCATCCGCGAGGCGCGCACCATGTACGACGAGGACGGGGTCGTGCCGCCGATCCGCATCTTCGCCAAGAAGCAGAAGGTCTCGACCAAGGAGCTCTACGACATCTTCAAGAAGGGGCCGATGAAGCTCATCTGCAAATGGGGCGGACTGCCGAAGCCGACCGGCTGCGTCTGA
- a CDS encoding ABC transporter ATP-binding protein: protein MIRTRGLAMNYGRGPVLKGLDVAFDPGPIVGLIGPNGAGKSTLLRLLMGLMRPSAGTIELDGRAVHSFRRRALAQHMTLVPQDTQIGFAFRVEEIVAMGRNPHLGRFAVPGAADLALIRRAIAQTGIAALAERPIDTLSSGERQRAIIARAIAQETRILLLDEVTANLDLCHQVAMLELVRGLAHAGRLVIAAIHDLTLAARFCDRLILLADGGIRADGTPGEVLTEANLRRFFGVEARVEPHPDNGELQITALRAV, encoded by the coding sequence ATGATTCGCACACGGGGTCTGGCGATGAACTATGGCCGCGGGCCGGTGCTCAAGGGCTTGGATGTGGCCTTCGACCCCGGCCCCATCGTCGGCCTGATCGGGCCGAACGGGGCCGGCAAATCGACGCTATTGCGGTTGCTGATGGGGCTGATGCGGCCGAGTGCCGGCACGATCGAACTCGACGGCCGGGCCGTGCATAGTTTCCGCCGCCGGGCGCTGGCCCAGCACATGACGCTGGTGCCTCAGGACACCCAGATCGGCTTCGCCTTTCGCGTCGAGGAGATCGTCGCGATGGGTCGCAACCCGCACCTCGGGCGCTTCGCGGTCCCAGGCGCCGCCGATCTCGCGTTGATCCGCCGGGCGATCGCCCAGACCGGCATCGCCGCGCTTGCCGAGCGTCCCATCGACACCCTCTCCAGTGGAGAACGCCAACGCGCGATCATTGCCCGGGCTATCGCCCAGGAGACCCGGATCCTGCTGCTTGACGAGGTCACCGCCAACCTCGATCTCTGCCACCAGGTCGCGATGCTCGAACTGGTCCGCGGCCTCGCCCATGCCGGGCGGCTCGTCATCGCCGCGATCCACGACCTCACCCTCGCCGCGCGCTTCTGCGACCGTCTGATTCTGCTCGCCGACGGGGGGATTCGCGCCGATGGCACGCCGGGCGAAGTCCTCACCGAGGCCAACCTGCGGCGCTTCTTCGGCGTCGAGGCACGCGTCGAGCCGCACCCGGACAACGGCGAGCTACAGATCACCGCGCTGCGCGCCGTCTGA
- a CDS encoding RuBisCO large subunit C-terminal-like domain-containing protein — MTGDPTLSLSGERLAAVYRLACGPAEVGARARAICVEQTVEFPADLVDDPAIQAQIIGEVASIEPIAPGRFEVVIRYPVEAAGRELTQLVNLLFGNVSLQPGVRLQGFTLPGSLLRHYRGPRFGTPGLRDLVGVQDRPLLCTALKPMGRSPEQLAALAYRLALGGIDLIKDDHGLADQSFCPFAERVACCTEAVAQANRETGSRSLYLPNITAPTDEIAGRARRAKAAGAGGLLVCPGLIGFDGVRALADDEALALPILSHPAFQGGYCVNPDAGLGHGVLFGQLNRLTGADAAIFPHWGGRFAFTQAECRDLVAGATCSMGAIRPILPVPAGGLRLERVTELCDFYGRDCILLIGGDLHAQGADLVTTCRRFVTLAQANGAAG, encoded by the coding sequence ATGACCGGCGATCCAACCCTTTCCCTGAGTGGCGAGCGCCTCGCTGCCGTCTATCGCCTTGCCTGTGGGCCCGCCGAGGTCGGCGCGCGCGCGCGCGCCATCTGCGTCGAGCAGACAGTCGAGTTCCCCGCGGACCTGGTCGACGACCCCGCGATCCAGGCACAGATCATCGGCGAGGTCGCGTCGATCGAGCCGATCGCCCCCGGCCGTTTCGAGGTCGTGATCCGTTATCCGGTCGAGGCCGCCGGGCGCGAGCTGACCCAGCTCGTCAATCTCCTGTTCGGCAACGTTAGCCTCCAGCCAGGGGTGCGCTTGCAGGGCTTCACGTTGCCCGGGTCGCTGTTGCGTCACTACCGGGGCCCGCGCTTCGGCACGCCCGGCCTGCGAGATCTGGTCGGGGTGCAGGATCGGCCGCTGCTCTGTACCGCACTCAAGCCGATGGGACGTTCGCCGGAGCAGTTGGCGGCACTTGCCTACCGGCTCGCGCTGGGCGGCATCGATCTGATCAAGGACGACCACGGCCTTGCGGATCAGTCCTTCTGTCCGTTCGCCGAGCGGGTGGCGTGCTGTACCGAGGCGGTTGCGCAGGCCAACCGGGAGACTGGCAGCCGCAGCCTTTATCTGCCCAACATCACGGCCCCGACGGACGAGATCGCCGGGCGCGCCCGGCGTGCCAAGGCCGCCGGGGCCGGCGGGCTCCTGGTCTGCCCTGGACTCATCGGGTTCGATGGCGTGCGCGCCCTGGCCGACGACGAGGCCCTGGCCCTGCCGATCCTGAGCCATCCGGCCTTCCAGGGGGGTTACTGCGTGAACCCGGATGCCGGTCTCGGCCACGGGGTCCTGTTCGGCCAGCTCAACCGGCTGACCGGTGCCGATGCCGCCATCTTTCCGCACTGGGGTGGGCGCTTCGCCTTCACGCAGGCCGAGTGTCGCGATCTGGTCGCCGGGGCGACCTGTTCGATGGGCGCGATTCGACCGATCCTGCCGGTCCCGGCCGGCGGGTTGCGCCTCGAGCGGGTCACCGAGCTTTGCGACTTCTATGGTCGGGATTGCATCTTGCTGATCGGCGGCGACCTGCATGCCCAGGGGGCGGACTTGGTCACGACCTGTCGGCGGTTCGTCACGTTGGCGCAGGCTAACGGAGCGGCCGGCTAA
- a CDS encoding ABC transporter substrate-binding protein — protein sequence MARISGGVWALALISAAALVLVLILLDPPSDAFVAGGDLGGTQVIGEGFPKRLIDPLGHAHTLAAPPTRIVSAILAGDEMLADLVAPERVAAVTHLVDDAGISNVAGHYPATIPRISGDIEDLLAPRPDLVIVSTLSDALAVRLLLRAGVTVARFAAFDSFAEVMANIETLGMILGAEQRAAAVVADMRRRLAAVAQQVAGRPSPRVLFYSRSGSTGGPGSLTDEMIVLAGGYNVVRDTGITGYRRVTPELAIALQPEVIVFSDWSGSGAGEIDWLRGEPAWRQVPAVRDGRLYALRGAWVTSGSQFRVAGVEALAPLLHPEAFADAAH from the coding sequence ATGGCACGGATCTCAGGCGGCGTTTGGGCCCTGGCGCTGATCTCGGCGGCGGCCCTAGTCCTCGTCCTCATCCTGCTCGACCCGCCGAGCGACGCCTTCGTCGCCGGCGGCGACCTCGGCGGCACACAAGTCATCGGCGAGGGATTCCCGAAGCGCCTGATCGATCCGCTCGGGCACGCGCATACCCTCGCGGCGCCACCGACGCGGATCGTCTCGGCGATCCTCGCCGGCGACGAGATGCTCGCCGACCTGGTCGCGCCCGAACGGGTTGCAGCCGTCACGCACCTGGTCGACGATGCCGGCATCTCGAACGTCGCCGGCCACTATCCGGCGACGATCCCACGCATCTCCGGCGACATCGAGGACCTGCTCGCGCCGCGCCCGGACCTGGTCATCGTCTCGACCCTGAGCGACGCGCTGGCGGTGCGGCTCTTGCTGCGCGCCGGAGTCACCGTAGCCCGCTTCGCCGCCTTCGACAGCTTCGCCGAGGTCATGGCCAACATCGAAACCTTAGGCATGATCTTGGGAGCCGAACAGCGCGCCGCGGCCGTCGTCGCCGACATGCGCCGGCGCCTCGCCGCCGTGGCACAGCAGGTCGCGGGGCGGCCGTCACCGCGCGTCCTCTTCTACAGCCGTAGCGGCTCGACCGGCGGCCCGGGCAGCCTGACCGACGAGATGATCGTGCTCGCCGGCGGCTACAACGTGGTCCGCGATACCGGCATCACCGGCTACCGACGCGTGACGCCGGAGCTCGCGATCGCCCTGCAGCCCGAGGTCATCGTCTTCAGCGACTGGTCGGGCAGCGGCGCCGGTGAGATCGACTGGTTGCGCGGCGAACCAGCCTGGCGCCAAGTCCCGGCGGTGCGCGACGGGCGCCTCTACGCGCTACGCGGCGCCTGGGTCACGTCCGGCTCGCAGTTCCGCGTCGCCGGTGTCGAGGCGCTCGCCCCCCTGCTGCACCCCGAGGCCTTCGCCGATGCCGCCCACTGA
- a CDS encoding c-type cytochrome, with the protein MIELKTKKLLLAAVLIAVGAGPCLAADEMVQPHAPGIESPGYVWNEREQEKLLALSALGNPVRGAISFDVCAGCHGFEAQGDEEGYYPRLAGQHASVLIKQMTDVRAGRRDSPTDYPFLNNHVISVQEIADIAAYLASLPVTPDNGEGPGTDLAHGEDLYRNDCKNCHGPDGMGDAEDFYPRVSGQHYEYLLREARNIRDGRRRNANPDMVDAIKGYTNDDLVALSDYISRLPIDNGEAASATTDTGVDQ; encoded by the coding sequence ATGATTGAACTAAAGACGAAGAAACTTCTGTTGGCGGCGGTCCTCATCGCCGTCGGCGCTGGGCCTTGCCTTGCCGCTGACGAGATGGTCCAACCGCATGCGCCGGGGATCGAGTCACCGGGCTACGTCTGGAACGAGCGCGAGCAGGAGAAGCTGCTGGCGCTCAGTGCCCTGGGGAATCCGGTCCGCGGCGCGATCTCCTTCGACGTCTGCGCGGGCTGTCACGGCTTCGAGGCCCAGGGCGATGAGGAGGGCTACTATCCCCGCCTCGCGGGCCAGCATGCCTCCGTGCTGATCAAACAGATGACGGACGTTCGGGCCGGGCGGCGCGACAGCCCGACCGACTATCCGTTCCTCAACAATCACGTCATCAGCGTCCAGGAGATCGCCGACATCGCCGCCTACCTCGCGAGCCTGCCGGTGACCCCGGACAACGGCGAGGGGCCGGGGACCGACCTGGCGCACGGCGAGGACCTCTATCGTAACGACTGCAAGAACTGCCACGGGCCTGACGGTATGGGGGATGCCGAGGACTTCTATCCGCGCGTGTCCGGTCAGCACTATGAGTATCTGCTGCGCGAGGCACGCAATATCCGCGACGGGCGCCGGCGCAACGCCAATCCGGATATGGTCGATGCCATCAAGGGCTACACCAACGACGATCTGGTGGCCTTGTCCGACTATATCTCCCGTTTGCCGATCGACAATGGCGAGGCGGCCAGCGCCACGACCGATACTGGCGTCGACCAGTAG
- a CDS encoding c-type cytochrome — protein MRNLVNEGGDPRMAVVAAGKRGRTWVGLLSLVSLLALVLPTTGQARDAQAIIQELCIACHTMDGNAVVPAFPKLAGLHAAYLEKQLSDFANGYRKQEPMESFAKQLSPKEIRTLANYFSAQRRHDGVVTEPDLLERGREIFHEGDKENGVPACAGCHKPDGSGTPRSVMIAGQNAPYVAQQLTMFKNDERTNDRGMLMRTVAGRLTQEEIQAVAQYVASMR, from the coding sequence TTGCGCAACCTAGTCAACGAAGGCGGCGACCCGCGCATGGCTGTCGTCGCCGCAGGCAAGCGAGGCCGGACCTGGGTAGGGTTGCTGTCTCTGGTATCGCTGTTGGCGCTGGTCCTGCCCACGACCGGTCAGGCCAGGGATGCCCAGGCGATCATCCAAGAGCTCTGCATCGCCTGCCACACGATGGACGGCAACGCGGTCGTCCCGGCCTTCCCGAAGCTGGCCGGGCTGCACGCCGCTTACCTCGAGAAGCAGCTTTCCGACTTTGCCAACGGGTATCGCAAGCAGGAGCCGATGGAGAGCTTCGCCAAACAGCTCTCGCCGAAGGAGATCCGCACCCTCGCCAACTATTTCAGCGCCCAGCGGCGCCACGACGGTGTAGTCACCGAACCCGACCTGCTTGAGCGCGGTCGCGAGATCTTTCACGAGGGTGACAAGGAGAACGGCGTGCCGGCCTGTGCCGGCTGCCACAAGCCCGACGGTTCGGGCACGCCCCGCTCGGTCATGATCGCCGGCCAGAACGCCCCCTACGTGGCGCAGCAGCTGACGATGTTCAAGAACGACGAGCGCACCAACGACCGCGGCATGCTGATGCGCACCGTGGCCGGGCGCCTGACGCAGGAAGAGATCCAGGCGGTCGCGCAGTATGTCGCGAGCATGCGTTAG